GGCGTCCACCAGCTCCGTGTTGGCGGCCGGAGCACCCGCGCCGCCCGGGAAGGGCAGCAGCGCGAGGCTGGTGGCCACGGAGGCCCTGACGCGCACGGCCAGCGCATTGCCCCAGTCGCCCACGGCGAACGCGCGGAAGGTGAGCGAGGGCTTGTCGATGAAGACGTTCGTCCCGTTGGGCGCGCCCGGTGGCTCCTGCACGGCGAGCACCCAGCCGCCCGGGGCCACGTCGCCGTCCAGCCCCTTGTCCAGCTTCACGGTGGCCGCGGCGGCGTCATGGGACTCCACCGTGAAGGGGCCTTGCGGCGCCCCGGCGCCATCCGTGCGCACCAGCAGCACCTTGGCGCCCGTGGAGATGCCGGTGAGCTGCGAGACGCGCGCGAGCTCGATGTCCTGGTCGCCCTTCTTGGACGCCGTGCGCAGGTCCAGGTAGAGGCCCTGCTTGAGCACGGCGGAGGACGCCTGGGCGCCTTCCTTCACGCTGGGGTCCGCGGGGGGAGGGCCCGAGGCCACCACGCGCTTGACGTAGAGCCGCTGCCCGCCGTTGTCGAAGAAGCCCTTCACGGCCAGGGGGAAGCGCCAGAAGTGGCCGCCCGCCTCCATGTCCTCCCAGCGCTGGATGACGCTCGGGTCCCTGGGTTCGGGGAGCAGCCCGCCGAAGGTGCGCTGGAACTCGGCGAAGCTGGTGACCAGGACGGGACGCCCATCGCTGGGCCCCATCGCGGTCACCCCCACGGCGCCAGCGGTGCTGGTGGAGACGCCCTCGATGGGCTTGGGACCTGCGTCGACCTCTTCGACGTAGACACCCGGGCTCAGGTATTCAGGCATGCGGTTTCCTCGTGCGTCAGCGGAGGGTGAAGGTCACGGCGGAGGTGAGCGACTGGGGCAGGGTGATGGTGGCGATGTCCGCGCGGCCCTGGCGGTCACTCACGTGGATGGAAGCGGTACCGGGGCTGGCCTGGCGCAGCGGTAGCGCGAAGGCGCCCTTTGCATCCGTGAGCACCCGCTCGCGTGGGCCATGGCCCAGCAGGGCGTCGCGCACCGGCCGGTGCTGCGCGTCCTCCACCGTGCCCCGGAGTACCGGGATGCGGGGCTCGAAGGGGTAGGCCACGGACGGGTAGAGCAACAGCCTCAGCGGCGCGGCTGGCGGCGGGGGCGGGCCGCGGTCGTCGTACGGTTGGATTTGCAGCGGCTCGTCGTCGCGGCTCTCGCGGAAGGCGGGCACGTACAGCTCGGTGTCCACGGTGAGGCGGTAGCGCACGGGCGCGACGCCCTGCGCGAAGCGGCGGTGCTCCAGCCCCGACCACGCGAGGATGCCCGAGGGAGTGGACACCGGGGGCGTGCGGACGCGCTGCCAGGTGCCGGCGGGGCCCTCGCGCTCCAGCACCAGCCGCGGAGCGGCCAGCGGCGGTCCGTGGGTGTGGTGGTCCCACGGCTGCACGGCGAGCGAGATGGGGCTCCAGTCAGGAGACTCGGCGCCAGGCGTCCAGCGGATGCGGGAGAGGCGGGGACGGGAAGCGGGGCTCATGCATCCACCTCCGGCCGTGGCTGCAGCGAACCCACGCCCCGCGAGCGTACGGTGGAGCGCTGCTGCTCGACCCGCGAGGCGATGCGCACCACCCGGACCTCGTAGAACAGCGACAGGCGGTAGGGACGGGTGAGGCTGTTCCAGACGCGGAACTGGTCCTCGAGGTTGACGGGCACCATGGCCAGGTGGAGGGCTTCGTTGCCGGCGTTCAACGAGCCACGCAGCGCGGGGCCGGTGACGATGGCGTTGTCGTGGAGCGACTGCATCGCCTGGCCGAGGATTCGCTGGTTGTCCTCCTGCTTCGTCGCCCAGGGCGTCAGCATGTAGTGGACGGCCAGCGCCAGGGGAGGCCGCTGGAGGGTGGCCTTCGTGCCGGTGGTGCGCACGTCGGCCGGGCGGTTGCGCGTGTGTCCGTCCTCGCGGATCTGGAACAGGAACATCGTGAGCAGGTTCGCCGTCGCCGGCGCCGCCTGCAGGTCATCCAGCCGTACCTTCGTGCCGAGGTTGGAGAGGCCCTCGGTCAGCAGGTCGACGAGTGTCTGGGATACGTCGGCAATCGCTGTGAAGTCAGCCACTCGTTCCCCCGGCATGCCGGCCCCGCCTGTCCGCTGGCCGACGCTCCCTTGAGCAACCGCCGTACCAGGAGCGAAGAGGCGGGGAGCTGAAAGG
The nucleotide sequence above comes from Pyxidicoccus xibeiensis. Encoded proteins:
- a CDS encoding carboxypeptidase-like regulatory domain-containing protein; translation: MSPASRPRLSRIRWTPGAESPDWSPISLAVQPWDHHTHGPPLAAPRLVLEREGPAGTWQRVRTPPVSTPSGILAWSGLEHRRFAQGVAPVRYRLTVDTELYVPAFRESRDDEPLQIQPYDDRGPPPPPAAPLRLLLYPSVAYPFEPRIPVLRGTVEDAQHRPVRDALLGHGPRERVLTDAKGAFALPLRQASPGTASIHVSDRQGRADIATITLPQSLTSAVTFTLR
- a CDS encoding DUF4255 domain-containing protein, which encodes MADFTAIADVSQTLVDLLTEGLSNLGTKVRLDDLQAAPATANLLTMFLFQIREDGHTRNRPADVRTTGTKATLQRPPLALAVHYMLTPWATKQEDNQRILGQAMQSLHDNAIVTGPALRGSLNAGNEALHLAMVPVNLEDQFRVWNSLTRPYRLSLFYEVRVVRIASRVEQQRSTVRSRGVGSLQPRPEVDA